In Myxococcales bacterium, the DNA window CCGGCGCGGTCGCCTCGACGAAAAAGGCGATCTGGTCGTAGCGCGGCCGCACCGCCGAACCTTTTCCCTTGCCGTTTGGGGCCACGGTCTCGATCAGAATTTCCACGGTTTCGCCGACCGCGGGCAACGGCAGGGGCATCGCCTTCTCCTTTCGGCGGCCATTCTAGAAACCGCTTTTCCGGCCCGCAAGCGTACTTGTCCGAAAACGCGGGCGACGCTAGGCTGGAGACCATGTTGCGCCAAATGATCGCCCTTGTTTTGCTAGTGGCCGTCGCCTTGATGGCGAGTGGCTGCTTCGACGTCGACACCGAGGTGAAGGTGCTGCCCGACGGCAGCGGCTTCGTCACCGTGTGGGTGCGCATGACGACGCGCCTGGCGGCCATCGGCACGGCGGCCCGCGGCTCCAGCCTGGCGGCGGAAAAGGTCGCCCTCCTGCGCCGCCTAGACGAGATTTTTTACGAGCGGGAAGGCGTCCGGCTGGTGGATCGCAACATCGTCGAGGAGGCCGATTCGCAGGTGTTGCGCTATCGATATTCGTTCGACGACGCCGCGGCCTTGAACCGTTTCTGGGCCGACGCCGAAAACGCCAAACAGGACGTGACCATCAGCGGCGCCAAGTTGGATCTGGTGCGGACCGGCGCCGACTGCGGCGCCTCGTTCGACGCCACGGTGTCTTTCACGCCTCGTCCGCTGGAGCAGATTCTCGAGATCGGGACCGCCGTCTTCGGCAAACAGGCGCCCGAGACCAAAACGCAACTGGCGGAGGAATATTACAAAGGTCGCTTCCGGTTGCGCCTCGTTCTGCCCGGGCAGACCGCCGGGGCCGACGCCGATCAGGTCGATACCGCCGGCCGGCCGATCTGGCAGAAAAGCCTCTATGACCTGCTGCGTAACGGCCTGGTCGCCAAAGCCGCCTCGCGGCTCGATTGCGACGGCAACACCGCCCGCCCCGCCGCGCACGACGAAAGCTTTCCGGCGCCCGCCGAAACGATTTCCGACGGCCCGCGGCCGACCATGGCCGAGGTGCTCGAAGCGCTCAACGGCCTGGGCGATCTGGTGACGATGGAAATCCGGGCCGACGTCGATAAGAAAAGCAGCCTGCGTCTGACCTACCGGATCGACAGCCGGGTCGATCAGCCGGTGCAGAATCTTCTGCTGGCCATGCTCGCGCCCCTGTCGACCCTGGCCGAGGATTGGGAGTGGCAAAGCAGTCGCGACAAGGACGGTTTCCTGCGCCTGACGCTGCGCACGAAAAAGCCGCTGCGGTTGGATCAAACCGGCAGTGGTTTTCTGTTCGCCGGGCGCGACGGCAATCACTTCACCTTCCGCCTGAAACTGCCGCCGCTGGTGCTGGCCCGCGCCGCGCGCGGCCCCGACGATCCGGGGCCGGTCATGGTCAAGGTCCGCGTGAAAATGCCGCGCCGGATCGCCCAAGCCAACGCGACCTTCGTGGAAGGCCAATCCGCCCGCTGGGTCCTCACCCAACGCGATCTGGTCGAACCGGTGGTGCTGGAAGCGATCAGCGAACCCTGACCCGTGCCTACAGTGACCGCCGTTCGCCCCCGGCCAACTGCGCCGCCGTGTGGATGACCGTCTGCAACGCCATGTCGGTCGGATCCAGAATCATCGCGCCGACGCCGTGGGCCACGGCCATGGCCGCGAAAACGCGATTGACGGTACGCCGTTTCACCATGCCGTAGGAAATATTCGACAACCCGATCACCGTTTCGGCCGCCGGAAAGTGACGGCGCAGCGAGGCGATCGTTTCCAGGGTCACCGCGGCGCCCTCCGGGTTCGCGGTCAGCGGCTGAACAATGGCATCGAAGTACAAGCGATCCGGCGGTAATCCGGCGTCGGCGGCCCGGCGATAAATCTGTTCGCACATTTCGAGCCGGCGGCACACGTTGGGCGGCACGCCTTGATCGTCCATCGCCAGGGCGATCACCCCGGCGTTATGGGCCATCGCCAGATCCAGCATGGCTTCCAGCCGGGCCGGCGCGGCGGTAAGGGAATTGAGCAGCAAGCGTCGCCGGCCCGCCAGGTGAGCGGCGGCGCGGCGAAGGATTTCCGGATCGGGACAATCGAGACAGAGCGGCTGTTGGCCGGCAATCAACGCGCGGTCGATCAGCCACTTCAGGTCGTCGGCCACCCGGCGGCCCGGCTCGTTGCCGCAACCCGCGTGCAGATCGAGATAGTGGCAGCCGGCCCGCGTCTGGCGGTCGATCAAGTCGTCGATGAAAGAGGCGTCGCGCTCCGCGACCGCCCACTGGACGGCCTGAATGCCGACATTGATTTTTTCGCCGATCAGGATCATCGCCGCCTTCCCGACGCGCAACCTTCGCTGGTGGTGATATCTGATTTATCGTCCATTTTCGGGGGCCGCTTTATAGCGGAGGCAATTTTTGTTATTTTTATCGCCATGAAACACACCGATGATCTCCATCAACTGCCGTTGCCGCCGCTGGGTGTGACGATTTTCCGTCACAAACCACAATGGGCGGGCGAAATCGCCGATTTCGCGGGCCTTAGTTTTTGCCGGGCCGTGGCCGAAGCGACCGCCGGAGCGGAGCTTTGGGTCGACGGCGGTTCGATTCACGTCTGCCAGTGGTCGCCCGTCGGCCTGGGCTTGCGCGAGCCGGTCGCCCAATTCCAAAAAGATCTGTCCCCGCGCCTGCCGTTCGGCATCGCCGGATTCCGCCTGGCGCCGCTGGATCGCCAGCGCGCCGGAGTAACGCCGGACGTGGTTCTGGTGCGCGGGCCGGCGACGATCATCCGGGTCATGGCGGAAAAAGCCGGGTGGGACCGGGCGGCCTGGGAATTCGCCGCCGAGGACAATCTGGCTCGCAGCGCGCTTTTTCCGATGAAATCGCAGCGGGACGGCAAGGGACCGTTTTTTCTGAAATCGGTCAATCGTGTTTTGGGTTCGCTGGATAAGGTGCCCGGTTGGGAAGCCTGCACGGCATTCGCCTTCCGGAATCGCGGCATCTCGGCGGGCTTCGAAGCGATCATCAAGCGGTATTTATCGAGCATGTCGGTCTGCCGCAATTCGGTGGTCATCCCCTATTTAACCGGCAAATTCAACATTTCCTATTTTTGCGCCGGCGGCATTTCCTGGGGCGGCAATTACCCGTTCCACGTCACTTCCGGCTGGCCTTCCGCACTGTGGCCGGAGGTGTCCTCAATCCTTTCCTGGTGAAACCGGTTTCAATAACGAGCTTTCACCGAGGCGGATTTTCAGCGGGTCGAGCGCCCCGCCCGGCGCACCCGTCGCCGCCTCCAGAAGTTCGCCCAGATTGTTCGCGGTAACCCCGCCGGAAATCTTGATGCCGCCCGCGAACGATTCGCGCATCAGGCGCAGGGCGTGAACCGTCGCGCCGCCGCGGCCGAAACCGGTGCTGGTTTTGACGAAGTCGGCGCCGGCCTCGCCGCACAGCCGGCAGGCCCGGCGGATTTCGTCGTCGGTCAATTCGCAAACCTCGAGGATCACCTTCAGCCGGGCGCGATAACCGGCGGTCGCCGCGCGCAGCGCCGTCAGATCATTCGCGACGCTTCGCTCGTCGCCGTTTTTCAAATCGCGCCACCGCAAGACGGTGTCGATCTCCGTCGCCCCATGGTCGAGCGCCCAACGCGTTTCCTGCAACTTGAGCGCCGACGGATTCCGGTCGCCGAGCGGAAAACCGACCGTGGCCGCGACTTGGATCGCCAAGCGATTCTCCGCGGCCAGACGGCGGATCGTTGGTTCGACTTCGTCGTGCCGGACGCAAATCGCGTAAGGCGGCGCGGGCAAAGTGAAGGTCTGCCGCAGAAAATCGTCCCAAGCGGTTTCGTAGGCCGCCAGCGGATCGGCGGCCTGCCCGCGAAAGGCTTCCGGCCGCGCCAGAAACGTATGATCGCAGATGCACGCCACGTCGGCGGGGGTCAAGGCGCGATAATCCACTTTTGTTCCCTTACCCGCGGCAATGCCGCAACCGGCGCCGCAAAAACGAACCGACAACGAATCCGTTCTTGCGGAAACGGGCGAATCAATCCTTTTTCTCGGTCGCCACTTGCAGCTTGAACAAGTAATTCAGAGAACGCGTGTCGTTTTCGCCGTCACATCGGACGCAAGCTTGAAATTCAAGGTTCCAATCGGTCAGGTATGGTTTGAGAAATACCTGCGCATCGCCGAGCGTGGCCAGGTTATGCCACCAATCGGCTTCGGACGCATCGATGGTCGGCCAGTCCAGTTCCACTTCGCCGTCCGCGTCGGCCAGATAAGCCGTGCAATTAAATCCGCCCGTCTCGACCGGCGTCCAGGCGGCGTCACTGTAGGCTTGAAAAACCGTCCAGAGCCAGATCTGTTCGAAGTCTTCCGGTCCGGCGTCGGCTCCCAGTTTGTCCAGTTCGTTGACAATGGACGTGGTCACGCAGGCGGGCTGCCCGCCGTCCGCCGGGTAGTCCACAACGATCGGGTCCAATTCCAGGTAGGCGATTCCATCGATGAAAAATTCGTCGAGCACCGATTCGACCACGTCCTCGGCCGCATCCTCCACCTCATCCTCGAAACAACTGCAACCCGGCGCCAGAACAACGGCACTCGCGGCCATGAGAAAACAGAACATCCATAAATAATTATTCATTCGCGCCCTCCTACTCGTGAAAACACCGTTCTGCCGATTGGCGGCGGAAACCATCGCGATCCGGTTGCAAATTCGAGGATGTACGAAAAAATAACACCAGTTTGGCCAAATAAAGTCAACTGGAATCGGGCGCCAA includes these proteins:
- a CDS encoding dihydropteroate synthase, whose product is MILIGEKINVGIQAVQWAVAERDASFIDDLIDRQTRAGCHYLDLHAGCGNEPGRRVADDLKWLIDRALIAGQQPLCLDCPDPEILRRAAAHLAGRRRLLLNSLTAAPARLEAMLDLAMAHNAGVIALAMDDQGVPPNVCRRLEMCEQIYRRAADAGLPPDRLYFDAIVQPLTANPEGAAVTLETIASLRRHFPAAETVIGLSNISYGMVKRRTVNRVFAAMAVAHGVGAMILDPTDMALQTVIHTAAQLAGGERRSL
- a CDS encoding DUF169 domain-containing protein encodes the protein MKHTDDLHQLPLPPLGVTIFRHKPQWAGEIADFAGLSFCRAVAEATAGAELWVDGGSIHVCQWSPVGLGLREPVAQFQKDLSPRLPFGIAGFRLAPLDRQRAGVTPDVVLVRGPATIIRVMAEKAGWDRAAWEFAAEDNLARSALFPMKSQRDGKGPFFLKSVNRVLGSLDKVPGWEACTAFAFRNRGISAGFEAIIKRYLSSMSVCRNSVVIPYLTGKFNISYFCAGGISWGGNYPFHVTSGWPSALWPEVSSILSW
- the deoC gene encoding deoxyribose-phosphate aldolase, whose amino-acid sequence is MDYRALTPADVACICDHTFLARPEAFRGQAADPLAAYETAWDDFLRQTFTLPAPPYAICVRHDEVEPTIRRLAAENRLAIQVAATVGFPLGDRNPSALKLQETRWALDHGATEIDTVLRWRDLKNGDERSVANDLTALRAATAGYRARLKVILEVCELTDDEIRRACRLCGEAGADFVKTSTGFGRGGATVHALRLMRESFAGGIKISGGVTANNLGELLEAATGAPGGALDPLKIRLGESSLLKPVSPGKD